From a region of the Myroides sp. JBRI-B21084 genome:
- a CDS encoding iron-sulfur cluster assembly protein — protein MEEQIDMNELGENIVKVLKTIFDPEIPVDIYELGLIYDVFVNESYEVKILMTLTSPNCPVAETLPMEIKEKVSSLDKVKDVEIELTFDPPWDKDMMSEEAKLELGML, from the coding sequence ATGGAAGAACAAATAGATATGAATGAATTGGGAGAAAATATTGTTAAAGTTTTAAAAACTATTTTCGATCCCGAAATCCCTGTTGATATTTATGAATTGGGATTAATTTACGATGTTTTTGTAAACGAAAGTTACGAAGTTAAAATTTTAATGACACTTACATCGCCAAACTGCCCAGTAGCCGAAACATTGCCAATGGAAATTAAAGAAAAAGTAAGCTCTTTAGATAAAGTTAAAGATGTAGAAATTGAACTTACTTTTGACCCACCTTGGGATAAAGATATGATGAGTGAAGAAGCTAAGTTAGAACTAGGAATGCTATAA
- a CDS encoding SufE family protein has protein sequence MNTIQQIQEEIIDEFAMFDDWMQRYEYIIELGKSLPLIDEKYKIEENLIRGCQSKVWLHAEFNNDNIVFTADSDAILTKGIIAVLIRTFSNQKPNDILNANTAFIDEIGLKEHLSPTRANGLVSMIKQIKLYAIALQPN, from the coding sequence ATGAATACAATACAACAAATACAAGAAGAAATTATTGACGAGTTTGCAATGTTCGATGATTGGATGCAACGCTATGAATACATTATTGAACTAGGAAAATCATTGCCTTTAATTGATGAAAAGTACAAAATAGAAGAAAATTTAATTCGCGGATGCCAATCAAAAGTATGGCTACATGCCGAATTTAATAACGATAATATAGTTTTTACTGCCGATAGTGATGCCATTCTAACAAAAGGAATCATTGCAGTGCTTATTCGTACGTTTTCAAATCAAAAACCAAACGATATATTAAATGCAAATACCGCTTTTATTGATGAAATTGGTTTAAAAGAACATTTATCGCCAACACGTGCAAACGGTTTAGTATCCATGATTAAACAAATTAAATTATATGCAATCGCCCTTCAACCCAACTAA
- a CDS encoding aminotransferase class V-fold PLP-dependent enzyme, with protein MKFDIKKIRADFPILHQNINGKPLVYFDNAATSQKPKVVIDAEAKYYNEINANIHRGVHYLSQVATDAYEESRLKIQKHLNAKHNYEVLFTAGTTFGINLVASGFGSLLQPGDEVIVSHLEHHSNIVPWQFACERSGATLKVIPMLPNGALDMDAYKNLLTSNTKVVAVNHISNALGIINPIKSIIEQAHKVGAAVLIDGAQATPHIKPDVQALNCDFYVFSGHKIGGPTGTGVLYGKEEWLNKLPPYQGGGEMIKEVTFEKTTYACLPHKFEAGTPNIAGGIVLGVAIDYLNQIGFDNIAAYEHELLTYGTQRLNEIEGITFYGTAAEKTSVISFNIKGLHPYDVGAIIDKLGVAVRTGHHCAQPIMQFFNIPGTIRASFAFYNTKEEIDVLIDALKKAQMMLN; from the coding sequence ATGAAGTTCGATATAAAAAAAATACGTGCCGATTTTCCTATACTTCACCAAAATATTAACGGAAAGCCTTTGGTGTATTTTGATAATGCAGCAACATCGCAAAAGCCAAAAGTGGTTATTGATGCCGAAGCTAAATATTACAACGAAATTAACGCTAACATTCACCGTGGTGTTCATTATTTAAGTCAGGTTGCAACTGATGCTTATGAGGAATCGCGCTTAAAAATTCAAAAACATCTTAATGCTAAGCACAACTACGAAGTGCTTTTTACAGCGGGTACTACCTTTGGTATCAACTTAGTAGCTAGTGGTTTTGGTTCGTTGTTACAACCAGGTGACGAAGTTATAGTATCGCATTTAGAACATCATTCAAATATAGTACCTTGGCAATTTGCTTGTGAGCGTTCAGGAGCAACTTTAAAAGTAATACCAATGTTACCAAATGGTGCGTTAGATATGGATGCTTATAAAAATTTACTAACTAGCAACACAAAAGTTGTAGCAGTAAATCATATTTCAAATGCATTGGGAATTATAAATCCTATAAAATCAATAATAGAACAAGCGCACAAAGTAGGTGCAGCCGTTTTAATTGATGGTGCTCAAGCAACACCACATATTAAACCCGATGTACAAGCTTTAAATTGCGATTTTTATGTTTTTTCGGGCCATAAAATCGGCGGTCCTACTGGTACAGGTGTTTTGTATGGAAAAGAAGAATGGTTAAATAAATTACCTCCTTACCAAGGCGGTGGTGAAATGATAAAAGAAGTAACTTTTGAAAAAACCACTTACGCTTGTTTACCCCATAAATTTGAAGCTGGTACACCTAATATTGCAGGTGGAATTGTTTTAGGTGTTGCAATTGATTATTTAAACCAAATTGGTTTTGATAATATTGCAGCGTATGAACACGAACTGTTAACCTACGGTACCCAACGATTAAACGAAATTGAAGGAATTACATTTTATGGTACTGCTGCAGAAAAAACATCGGTAATATCTTTCAATATAAAAGGTTTACACCCTTACGATGTAGGCGCAATAATTGATAAATTAGGGGTTGCAGTACGTACAGGACACCATTGTGCACAACCTATTATGCAATTTTTTAATATTCCAGGTACCATACGCGCATCGTTTGCGTTTTACAATACAAAAGAAGAAATAGATGTGTTAATTGATGCTTTGAAAAAAGCTCAAATGATGCTAAACTAA
- a CDS encoding sensor histidine kinase, which translates to MLYLYGVIFLLFLLCVFLLIKISHYKKQLNKNLITIKQLHFNKQQKINEVVLNERQKLAQNLHDDLAGTLAALKNIISLVVLSNKDVSINEQLVKANQLVTNMYLKVRTQSHELFESTTETTPSFKSEICTLVEQFFPLSTYKVSVEIENETLQLLNSQIQTQLVSVAREAFTNIVKHASASSVQITVFNNNTHAFFIITDNGKGMQGVNLQSGYGLKSIKKRVQNFNGTLQTLNLTNGFEINIQIPLS; encoded by the coding sequence ATGTTATATTTATATGGTGTAATTTTTTTGTTGTTTTTACTTTGCGTATTTCTTTTAATTAAGATTTCACATTATAAAAAGCAATTAAATAAGAATTTAATTACCATAAAACAATTGCATTTTAATAAACAACAAAAAATAAACGAAGTTGTTTTAAATGAACGTCAAAAATTAGCTCAGAATTTACACGACGACCTAGCTGGAACTTTGGCAGCTTTAAAAAATATTATAAGTTTAGTTGTACTTTCAAATAAAGATGTTTCAATTAATGAACAGCTTGTAAAAGCAAATCAATTAGTTACCAATATGTACTTAAAGGTACGTACACAAAGCCACGAATTGTTTGAAAGTACAACTGAAACTACTCCAAGTTTTAAATCAGAAATTTGCACTTTAGTAGAACAGTTTTTTCCCTTAAGTACATATAAAGTTTCTGTTGAAATTGAAAACGAAACCCTTCAGTTACTAAACAGTCAAATTCAAACGCAACTAGTAAGTGTTGCACGCGAAGCCTTCACAAATATCGTAAAACACGCATCGGCCAGTTCGGTTCAAATTACAGTTTTTAACAACAATACACATGCTTTTTTTATAATAACCGATAACGGCAAAGGTATGCAAGGTGTTAATTTACAAAGTGGTTATGGGTTAAAATCTATAAAAAAAAGAGTGCAAAACTTTAACGGTACTCTTCAAACATTAAATTTAACGAATGGTTTTGAGATTAATATTCAAATTCCTTTAAGTTAA
- a CDS encoding response regulator transcription factor, translating into MENMQKVAIVVDDHALFTDSFTLLLERFGNFDEVHVLNNHEERIDYFLKNPRKEIYLFLDYYLENQLGIEIIADIRRINKKVKIVILSSVTQVVAIRTILSARPDAFVSKIAGFDVVIECLAKLSNGENFYCPIIADILKEANKVEEVLLSSREIEILEYFAKGYSVNQTAEEFALSRHTVVSHRRKMMKKTRTNSITELLSYVRKTGLILD; encoded by the coding sequence ATGGAAAATATGCAAAAAGTTGCAATTGTGGTAGATGATCATGCATTGTTTACAGATTCATTTACCCTTTTGTTAGAAAGATTCGGAAATTTTGATGAGGTTCATGTGTTAAACAATCATGAAGAACGTATAGATTATTTTTTAAAAAATCCTCGAAAAGAAATTTATTTATTTTTAGATTATTATCTGGAAAACCAATTAGGCATAGAAATTATTGCCGATATACGCCGCATTAACAAAAAAGTTAAAATTGTAATTTTAAGTAGTGTAACACAAGTAGTTGCTATACGTACAATTTTATCGGCTCGTCCTGATGCATTTGTTTCAAAAATTGCTGGTTTTGATGTGGTAATTGAATGTTTAGCAAAATTGAGTAACGGCGAAAACTTTTATTGCCCAATAATAGCCGATATTTTAAAAGAAGCCAACAAAGTAGAAGAAGTTTTGCTTAGCTCACGTGAAATTGAGATTTTAGAATATTTTGCTAAAGGTTATTCAGTAAATCAAACAGCTGAAGAATTTGCGTTAAGCAGACATACAGTTGTATCGCATCGTAGAAAAATGATGAAAAAAACAAGAACAAATTCTATTACCGAGTTGCTATCGTACGTTCGTAAAACAGGTTTAATACTAGATTAA
- the sufD gene encoding Fe-S cluster assembly protein SufD, with translation MDLKEKVLSSFLAFEQKVDINSTLHNLRTDALKIFENKGFPTKKEEAWKYTSLNAVLANDFNILPKNESAVEWKDVKKYFLNDVDTYKVVFINGVFSSHLSSTTHDGLDVCLMSSVLTKPKYKMTIDAYFNKIANSNDSLTSLNTAYAYEGAYVNIPKSKVVQKPIEILYFTTGTTPNFVQPRNLIIVGENAHVQIIERHQSLTDTPMFTNSVTEIFAAKRAIVDYYKIQNDLLTADLVDNTYIDQKQESRASVHTFSFGGNITRNNLNFYQKGERIDSTLKGITIIGDKQHVDHYTLVNHEQPNCESHQNYKGIYNDRSTGVFNGKIYVDKIAQKTDAFQQNNNILLTDKATLNTKPQLEIFADDVKCSHGCTIGQLDETAMFYMQQRGIPKKEAKALLMYAFTDEVLSSVAIPDLQLKLQKLISMKLGVNIGFDI, from the coding sequence ATGGATTTAAAAGAAAAAGTATTATCATCATTTTTAGCATTTGAACAAAAAGTAGATATTAATTCTACCCTACACAATTTGCGTACAGATGCTTTAAAGATTTTTGAAAATAAAGGTTTTCCTACCAAAAAGGAAGAAGCTTGGAAATATACATCGTTAAATGCTGTTTTAGCAAACGATTTTAATATTTTGCCTAAAAATGAATCGGCGGTTGAATGGAAAGACGTTAAAAAATATTTTTTAAACGATGTTGATACCTATAAAGTGGTGTTTATTAACGGCGTTTTTTCATCGCATTTGTCTTCAACTACACACGATGGACTAGATGTTTGTTTAATGTCATCGGTTTTAACAAAGCCAAAGTATAAAATGACAATTGATGCGTATTTTAATAAAATAGCTAATAGCAACGATAGTTTAACAAGTTTGAATACGGCGTACGCTTATGAAGGTGCTTATGTAAACATACCAAAATCTAAAGTGGTGCAAAAACCAATTGAAATTTTGTATTTTACAACGGGTACAACTCCAAATTTTGTACAGCCACGCAACTTAATTATTGTAGGCGAAAACGCACATGTACAAATTATAGAGCGCCACCAATCACTTACCGATACGCCTATGTTTACAAACAGCGTAACCGAAATTTTTGCTGCCAAACGCGCCATTGTAGATTATTACAAAATACAAAACGATTTGTTAACTGCCGATTTAGTTGATAATACCTATATCGATCAAAAACAAGAAAGTCGCGCATCAGTTCATACGTTTTCATTTGGTGGTAACATTACGCGTAACAACTTAAATTTCTACCAAAAAGGTGAACGAATCGATTCTACCTTAAAAGGAATAACAATTATTGGCGATAAGCAACATGTTGATCATTATACACTTGTAAATCATGAACAACCTAACTGCGAAAGCCACCAAAATTACAAAGGTATTTATAACGATAGATCAACCGGAGTTTTTAATGGTAAGATTTATGTTGATAAAATTGCTCAAAAAACCGATGCTTTTCAGCAAAACAACAATATTTTGTTAACCGATAAAGCAACTTTAAACACCAAACCGCAATTAGAAATTTTTGCCGATGATGTAAAATGTTCACACGGTTGTACTATTGGGCAGTTAGATGAAACTGCAATGTTTTATATGCAACAACGTGGTATTCCTAAGAAGGAAGCAAAAGCGTTGTTAATGTATGCGTTTACTGATGAGGTTTTATCATCGGTAGCAATTCCTGATTTACAATTAAAACTGCAAAAGCTTATTTCTATGAAATTAGGCGTAAATATAGGTTTTGATATTTAA
- the sufC gene encoding Fe-S cluster assembly ATPase SufC, whose protein sequence is MLQIKNLHASVEDKEILKGINLEVKAGEVHAIMGPNGAGKSTLSSVIAGNENFEVTQGEIILDGEDLGDLAPEERAHKGIFLSFQYPVEIPGVSVTNFMKTAINESRKANGLEDMPANEMLKLIKEKSELLEIDRKFLSRSLNEGFSGGEKKRNEIFQMAMLNPKVAILDETDSGLDIDALRIVANGVNKLKNDKNAVVVITHYQRLLDYIVPDFVHVLHDGKIVKTGGKELALELEEKGYDWLK, encoded by the coding sequence ATGTTACAAATAAAAAACTTACATGCCTCTGTAGAGGATAAAGAAATATTAAAAGGAATAAACCTTGAAGTAAAAGCTGGCGAAGTACACGCAATCATGGGGCCAAATGGTGCAGGTAAATCTACCTTATCATCGGTAATTGCTGGGAATGAAAATTTTGAAGTTACACAAGGTGAAATTATTTTAGATGGCGAAGATTTAGGTGATTTAGCGCCAGAAGAGCGTGCTCATAAAGGAATCTTTTTATCGTTTCAGTACCCAGTTGAAATTCCGGGTGTATCGGTAACAAACTTTATGAAAACAGCTATTAACGAATCGCGCAAGGCAAACGGATTAGAAGATATGCCTGCGAACGAAATGTTGAAGTTAATTAAAGAAAAATCAGAGTTGTTAGAAATTGATCGTAAATTTTTATCACGTTCATTAAACGAAGGTTTTTCAGGCGGTGAAAAAAAACGTAACGAAATTTTTCAAATGGCCATGTTAAACCCTAAAGTTGCAATTTTAGATGAAACCGATTCTGGTTTAGATATTGATGCTTTACGTATTGTGGCAAATGGAGTTAACAAACTTAAAAACGATAAAAACGCTGTAGTTGTAATTACCCATTACCAACGTTTACTTGATTATATAGTACCCGATTTTGTTCACGTGTTACACGATGGTAAAATTGTAAAAACAGGTGGTAAAGAACTTGCCTTAGAATTAGAAGAAAAAGGATACGATTGGCTTAAATAA
- a CDS encoding four helix bundle protein codes for MKNSENIIVKLTFEFALEIIEFCEILETNKRFVIANQLLKSGTSIGANVREAQNAESKNDFIHKFKIAA; via the coding sequence ATGAAGAATTCGGAAAACATAATTGTTAAATTAACTTTTGAATTTGCGTTAGAAATAATTGAATTTTGCGAAATTTTAGAGACTAATAAAAGATTTGTAATAGCGAATCAGTTGTTAAAATCAGGAACTTCAATTGGTGCGAATGTAAGGGAAGCTCAAAATGCAGAAAGTAAAAACGATTTTATTCATAAATTTAAAATTGCTGCATAA
- the sufB gene encoding Fe-S cluster assembly protein SufB — MSKYTEEELKKELETKEYEYGFYTNLESETFPVGLNEDIVRAISKKKEEPEWMTEWRLNAFRVWKEMTEPNWANVTYEKPDFQAISYYSAPKDVDPNKTLEDVDPELLAMYKKLGISLEEQKRMNNIAMDIVVDSVSVATTFKETLNEKGIIFCSISEAIKEHPELVKKHLGTVVPTTDNFYAALNSAVFSDGSFCYIPKGVRCPMELSTYFRINQAGTGQFERTLLIADEGSYVSYLEGCTAPSRDENQLHAAVVELIAMNDAEIKYSTVQNWFPGDKNGKGGVFNFVTKRALAEKNAKISWTQVETGSAVTWKYPSCILKGDNSVGEFYSIAVTNNYQQADTGTKMIHLGKNTKSTIISKGISAGKSQNSYRGLVQIGSRAENARNFSQCDSLLMGNECGAHTFPYIESKNATAKLEHEATTSKIGEDQIFYCNQRGIPTETAIALIVNGFSREVLDKLPMEFAVEAKKLLEISLEGSVG; from the coding sequence ATGAGTAAATATACCGAAGAAGAATTAAAAAAAGAATTAGAAACGAAGGAATATGAATACGGATTTTATACTAATTTAGAATCTGAAACCTTTCCTGTGGGACTAAATGAAGACATTGTTCGTGCCATTTCTAAAAAGAAGGAAGAACCTGAATGGATGACCGAATGGCGCCTAAATGCTTTTCGTGTTTGGAAAGAAATGACCGAGCCTAACTGGGCTAACGTAACCTATGAAAAACCCGATTTTCAGGCAATTTCATATTACTCGGCTCCAAAAGATGTTGATCCTAACAAAACCTTAGAAGATGTAGATCCAGAGCTTTTGGCTATGTACAAAAAGTTAGGTATTTCTTTAGAAGAACAAAAACGAATGAACAACATTGCAATGGATATTGTTGTTGATTCGGTATCAGTAGCTACTACTTTTAAAGAAACTTTAAACGAAAAGGGAATCATTTTTTGTTCTATTTCCGAAGCTATCAAAGAACATCCTGAATTAGTAAAAAAACATTTAGGTACTGTTGTTCCTACAACCGATAATTTTTACGCAGCTTTAAACTCGGCTGTTTTTTCAGATGGATCGTTCTGTTACATTCCAAAAGGCGTTCGTTGCCCAATGGAATTATCAACCTATTTCCGTATTAATCAAGCAGGTACAGGTCAGTTTGAACGTACATTATTAATTGCAGATGAAGGTTCGTACGTATCTTATTTAGAAGGTTGTACTGCACCTAGCCGTGATGAAAACCAATTACACGCAGCCGTTGTAGAATTAATTGCTATGAACGATGCCGAAATTAAATATTCTACCGTTCAAAACTGGTTTCCAGGCGATAAAAATGGTAAGGGTGGTGTTTTTAACTTTGTTACAAAACGTGCTTTAGCCGAAAAAAATGCTAAAATTTCATGGACACAGGTAGAAACCGGTTCGGCAGTAACTTGGAAATATCCATCGTGTATTTTAAAAGGCGATAATTCGGTAGGTGAATTTTATTCAATTGCAGTTACCAACAATTACCAACAAGCCGATACAGGTACCAAAATGATTCATTTAGGTAAAAACACTAAATCAACCATTATATCAAAAGGTATTTCGGCAGGAAAATCGCAAAATTCTTACCGTGGATTGGTGCAAATAGGATCACGTGCCGAAAACGCGCGTAACTTTTCACAATGCGATAGTTTATTAATGGGTAACGAGTGTGGCGCACATACATTTCCGTACATCGAAAGTAAAAATGCAACCGCAAAATTAGAACACGAAGCAACCACAAGTAAAATTGGTGAAGATCAAATTTTCTATTGCAATCAAAGAGGAATTCCAACCGAAACAGCTATTGCCTTAATCGTAAACGGTTTCTCACGCGAGGTTTTAGATAAATTACCAATGGAATTTGCAGTTGAAGCTAAAAAACTATTAGAAATTTCGTTAGAAGGATCGGTGGGATAA
- a CDS encoding HesB/IscA family protein translates to MIKVSESAAKRAKMLMEDDGFNPETDFIRVGVKSGGCSGLEYELKFDKATTESDKVFEDAGVKIAVDKKSFLYLVGTTLEFSGGLNGKGFVFNNPNAARTCGCGESFSL, encoded by the coding sequence ATGATAAAAGTATCAGAATCGGCAGCTAAAAGAGCTAAAATGTTGATGGAAGATGACGGTTTTAACCCTGAAACTGACTTTATTAGAGTAGGCGTGAAAAGCGGCGGCTGCTCGGGTTTAGAATATGAATTAAAATTTGACAAAGCAACTACCGAAAGCGATAAAGTTTTTGAAGACGCCGGTGTAAAAATTGCCGTTGATAAAAAAAGCTTTTTGTATTTAGTAGGTACAACCCTTGAATTTTCAGGCGGATTAAACGGTAAAGGTTTTGTTTTTAACAATCCTAACGCTGCTAGAACCTGTGGTTGCGGCGAAAGTTTTTCGCTTTAA
- a CDS encoding M1 family metallopeptidase yields the protein MKKLIFLLFTVSVSSYAQHKNPNPGYWQQHVDYKMDVTMDVEKFQYSGTQELVYTNNSNDTLKKVFCHLYFNAFKPGSEMDARLTSISDPDKRMVKSFKGADGIEKKQSKIAELKPTEIGFLNVVDLKQDGVALKNKVVGTILEVELAKPLLPKAKTTFTMKFNGQVPVMVRRAGRNSEEGVALSMTQWYPKMAEFDFEGWHADPYIGREFHGVWGNFDVKLTLDKNYTVGATGYLQNKNEIGHGYQDAGVNVSIPKKQKTLTWHFVAPNVHDFAWGADPNFIHDKVLGANNVELHFFYKNDPSIIENWKKLQPETVKLLDFFNKNIGNYPYKQYSVIQGGDGGMEYAMCTLITGKRSLPSLIGVTAHEMAHMWFQHLLATNESKHEWMDEGFTSFISDFAVNQIMDKKNQEDENPFQSAYNGYYYMVKKNGQQPLSTHADRYSDNMNYGISAYNKGSVFITQLAYVIGWDKTLETLKRFYHDFSFSHPTPNDFKRTAERVSGAVLDWYLVDWTQTTNTIDYGVKNVEVNQNQVNVTLERIGQMPMPLDVLVIYEDESSETFYIPNTLMRYTKANPYPNISRTVLNGWDWAYETYNFKFDTKGKKMKTLVIDPTQLMADVNKANNSKDF from the coding sequence ATGAAAAAACTAATATTTTTACTTTTTACCGTTTCGGTTAGTAGTTACGCACAGCATAAAAACCCAAATCCGGGTTACTGGCAACAACATGTTGATTATAAAATGGATGTAACTATGGATGTTGAAAAATTTCAATATTCAGGAACACAAGAATTGGTTTATACCAATAATTCTAACGATACTTTAAAAAAGGTTTTTTGCCATTTGTATTTTAACGCTTTTAAGCCGGGTAGTGAAATGGATGCGCGTTTAACTTCAATTTCCGATCCTGATAAACGCATGGTTAAATCGTTTAAAGGTGCCGATGGTATCGAGAAAAAACAAAGTAAAATTGCCGAATTAAAACCAACCGAAATAGGTTTTTTAAATGTTGTTGATTTAAAACAAGACGGTGTTGCCTTAAAAAACAAAGTGGTTGGTACTATTTTAGAAGTTGAATTGGCTAAACCTTTGTTACCAAAAGCAAAAACTACATTTACCATGAAGTTTAATGGGCAAGTACCGGTAATGGTACGCAGAGCCGGTAGAAACTCAGAAGAAGGTGTTGCCCTTTCTATGACGCAGTGGTACCCTAAAATGGCCGAGTTTGATTTTGAAGGTTGGCATGCCGATCCGTATATTGGTCGTGAATTTCACGGTGTTTGGGGAAATTTTGATGTAAAACTAACCCTTGATAAAAACTACACGGTTGGCGCAACTGGTTACTTGCAAAATAAAAACGAAATTGGTCATGGCTATCAAGATGCAGGTGTAAATGTATCAATTCCTAAAAAACAAAAAACATTAACTTGGCATTTTGTGGCGCCAAATGTTCACGATTTTGCTTGGGGTGCCGATCCTAATTTTATTCACGATAAAGTATTAGGTGCTAATAATGTAGAATTGCATTTCTTTTACAAAAACGATCCTTCTATTATTGAAAATTGGAAAAAATTACAACCCGAAACAGTTAAGTTGTTAGATTTTTTTAATAAAAACATTGGTAATTATCCTTACAAACAATATTCGGTAATACAAGGTGGCGATGGTGGTATGGAATATGCCATGTGTACGTTAATAACCGGCAAACGCAGCTTACCAAGTTTAATTGGCGTTACAGCGCATGAAATGGCACACATGTGGTTTCAGCATTTATTAGCAACTAACGAAAGTAAACATGAGTGGATGGACGAAGGTTTTACATCGTTTATATCTGATTTTGCTGTAAACCAAATCATGGATAAGAAAAACCAAGAAGACGAAAATCCGTTTCAAAGTGCTTACAATGGATATTACTACATGGTTAAGAAAAACGGTCAACAACCTTTATCAACTCATGCAGATCGCTATTCAGACAATATGAATTACGGAATTTCGGCTTACAACAAAGGGTCGGTTTTTATTACGCAATTAGCTTACGTAATTGGTTGGGACAAAACTTTAGAAACCTTAAAACGTTTTTACCACGATTTTAGCTTTTCGCATCCAACACCAAACGATTTTAAACGCACTGCCGAACGCGTTTCGGGCGCTGTTTTAGATTGGTATTTAGTAGATTGGACACAAACTACCAACACCATAGATTACGGTGTAAAAAATGTAGAAGTAAACCAAAACCAAGTAAATGTTACTTTAGAACGCATTGGGCAAATGCCTATGCCTTTAGATGTGTTAGTGATTTATGAGGATGAATCGTCTGAAACATTTTACATACCAAATACGTTAATGCGTTACACAAAGGCAAATCCATATCCAAACATTAGTCGAACTGTTTTAAACGGTTGGGATTGGGCTTATGAAACCTACAATTTTAAATTTGATACCAAAGGCAAAAAAATGAAAACATTGGTTATAGATCCAACACAATTAATGGCCGATGTAAACAAAGCAAACAATTCAAAAGATTTTTAA